The following coding sequences are from one Kiritimatiellales bacterium window:
- a CDS encoding aldo/keto reductase → MGIDKTVDPARVPARTLANGSVMPAVGMGTFGSDKYDSATIAAAVIVAAEIGYRHFDCASVYGNEAEIGTALKTVVKSGVAREELWVTSKVWNDMHGDGDVIRSCKKSLSDLQLDYFDLFLVHWPFPNFHPKGCSVDFHDDNAKPYIHENYMKTWTQMERLVNEGLVRNIGTSNMTVPKMKLLLRDCRIRPAVNEMELHPHFQQPELFNFLVNEKIQPVGFCPVGSPSRPERDRTPEDTADVDDPVIVDIAKNHNVHPAVICIKWAQQHGQIPIPFAVKRPQLFGNLNAVVNDPLSADEMAAIKKIDRGCRLIKGQVFCWKRNQDWKDLWDLDGVIKQ, encoded by the coding sequence ATGGGAATTGACAAAACGGTTGATCCGGCGCGCGTGCCGGCGCGGACGCTGGCGAACGGCAGCGTGATGCCGGCGGTTGGAATGGGTACGTTCGGGTCAGATAAATATGATAGTGCGACGATTGCGGCGGCGGTAATTGTGGCGGCAGAAATCGGTTACCGACATTTTGACTGCGCCTCGGTTTACGGCAACGAAGCGGAAATCGGTACAGCGCTGAAAACAGTGGTGAAATCCGGCGTTGCACGCGAAGAACTTTGGGTGACGTCGAAAGTCTGGAACGATATGCACGGCGACGGTGATGTGATTCGGTCGTGTAAAAAATCGTTGAGTGATTTACAGCTGGATTATTTCGATCTGTTTCTGGTGCACTGGCCATTTCCGAATTTTCATCCAAAAGGCTGTTCGGTGGATTTTCACGATGACAACGCGAAGCCGTATATTCATGAAAATTATATGAAAACATGGACGCAGATGGAGCGGCTGGTTAATGAAGGACTGGTGCGCAATATCGGTACATCGAACATGACGGTGCCGAAAATGAAACTGCTGCTGCGCGACTGCCGGATTCGTCCAGCGGTGAATGAAATGGAGCTGCATCCACATTTCCAGCAGCCGGAGCTGTTTAATTTTCTGGTGAACGAAAAAATTCAACCGGTCGGTTTCTGCCCCGTCGGATCGCCGTCGCGGCCGGAACGTGACCGTACGCCGGAGGATACAGCGGATGTTGATGATCCGGTGATTGTTGACATTGCAAAAAATCATAATGTTCATCCGGCGGTCATTTGTATTAAGTGGGCGCAGCAGCACGGTCAGATTCCAATTCCGTTCGCCGTAAAACGGCCGCAGCTTTTCGGCAATTTGAATGCAGTGGTGAACGATCCGCTGAGCGCGGATGAAATGGCGGCGATTAAAAAGATCGATCGCGGCTGCCGGCTGATTAAAGGTCAGGTTTTCTGCTGGAAGCGAAATCAGGATTGGAAAGATTTATGGGATTTAGATGGTGTAATTAAGCAATAA
- a CDS encoding LacI family DNA-binding transcriptional regulator: MQMQKPVRMMDIAEKAGVSCTTVSLALKNHPRIGEATKTKILRICKQMGYQPDPAAQALAYKRSQTSSETYLGTLAFLTSESGAELRKRNKASSLWDRQLEQACRNMGYRLDHFVVRSEEKEQRPLSRIMQSRGISGLLIHGYHEEVRQWALDWDRFAVVAQSASLHEHFVHNVLSSSYQDVYDAMMHLKGRGYNRPGYFFTPRTPNAYTAGFSAAMETLNLSARVPKLAAKHTDYLEQKDEFLSWVKKYKPDVIVTSSGAEYIELLEKGGFRVPEDIGYLGLDVLPDTMHLSGLYQSRETTYKVIVDLIHGMLMRNELGIPEQPMCIQIPSSWNEGKTLRAAT; encoded by the coding sequence ATGCAAATGCAAAAACCGGTACGCATGATGGATATTGCTGAAAAAGCGGGCGTTTCCTGTACGACCGTTTCGCTGGCATTGAAAAATCACCCGCGCATTGGCGAAGCAACGAAAACAAAAATTCTGCGCATCTGCAAACAGATGGGCTATCAGCCCGATCCGGCGGCGCAGGCGCTGGCTTATAAGCGTTCGCAGACCTCGTCAGAAACCTATCTTGGCACGCTGGCTTTCCTGACAAGTGAGTCCGGCGCGGAGTTAAGGAAACGGAACAAAGCATCGTCGCTTTGGGACCGGCAGCTCGAACAGGCCTGCCGGAATATGGGTTACCGGCTGGACCATTTTGTGGTCAGATCCGAAGAAAAAGAACAGCGCCCGCTGAGTCGTATTATGCAGTCGCGCGGTATTTCCGGTTTGTTGATTCACGGCTATCACGAAGAGGTTCGTCAATGGGCGCTTGACTGGGACCGTTTTGCTGTCGTCGCGCAGTCCGCATCGCTGCATGAACACTTTGTGCATAACGTACTGAGCAGTTCCTATCAGGATGTGTATGATGCGATGATGCATTTGAAAGGTCGCGGCTACAATCGTCCCGGATATTTTTTCACACCGCGAACACCGAATGCATACACCGCCGGATTTTCCGCCGCAATGGAAACCCTGAATCTTTCCGCGCGCGTTCCGAAGCTTGCCGCAAAACATACGGATTATCTTGAACAGAAAGATGAATTTCTCAGTTGGGTGAAAAAATATAAACCCGATGTCATTGTAACAAGTTCCGGTGCGGAATATATTGAACTGCTTGAAAAGGGCGGCTTTCGTGTCCCTGAAGATATCGGCTATCTCGGCCTTGATGTACTGCCGGATACGATGCATCTTTCCGGATTATACCAGTCGCGCGAAACCACCTATAAAGTCATTGTTGACCTCATTCACGGCATGCTCATGCGCAATGAACTCGGAATACCGGAACAGCCGATGTGCATTCAGATTCCGTCAAGCTGGAACGAAGGAAAAACGCTGCGGGCGGCAACGTAG
- a CDS encoding glycoside hydrolase family 36 protein — MSGNRISEYQLGDMLARFIGHEGMNGMQFELIPAQTAGDVRQHREFMSGVAVDGISKALNWKVPAQFTRDNLLQIKLIDEISRDGFGGGVSMFDSCSTEALQFTEQVVAEHSGGRDIQTVFMHPRGLRCISHLLYQDGLPAVEMFNEVKNESGEPLTLELLSSFVLSGITPYAETGAPERLKLHRFRSWWCAEGRHEICSLEELHLERTWLTHGMRSERFGQVGSMPVRKFFPFIGAEDTNAGVVWGAKLAWAGSWQMEAIRRGDTLTLTGGHADREFGHWTKTLAPGETLTSPAAMLSCLKGSFTDLCQRFLTLEETRVPPVESEEDMPVIFNEWCTSWGKPSYDNVIAVADRLKGLPVKYCVIDDGWAVRPAGTVMQANGDWVVNGETFPGGLKPVADALKERGFIPGIWFEFEVCNEGAKAWDETAHQLWRDGKVFQSGTRRYWDFRDPWVHDYLFEKVTKQLRDSGFRYLKVDYNDSIGMGCDDPDSLGEGLRQHLLGVQKFFRSLREEIPDLVIENCSSGGHRLEPSMMQLASIGSFSDAHEGEEIPIIGSSLQLLIPPRQSQIWAVLRRTDSVQRLVYSLAAGFLGRLCLSGEIHELSEDQIKVVQEALEFYQAAAPVIKTGRTEFFGDRPVSYIHPKGWQANMRYGADKKSALVVIHSFAQPPEKIELPLAAGNWRVEKEFSHVPATPEISAGKFSVKLNGEFSAQVYLLKI, encoded by the coding sequence ATGAGCGGCAATCGGATTTCAGAATATCAGCTTGGCGATATGCTGGCACGCTTTATAGGGCACGAAGGCATGAACGGAATGCAGTTTGAATTAATTCCGGCGCAGACTGCCGGCGATGTTAGACAGCACCGTGAATTTATGAGCGGCGTCGCGGTGGACGGCATTTCAAAAGCGTTGAATTGGAAGGTTCCGGCGCAGTTCACGCGCGATAATCTGTTGCAGATTAAATTGATCGACGAAATTTCCCGCGACGGTTTCGGCGGCGGCGTTTCAATGTTCGACAGTTGCAGCACCGAAGCGCTTCAATTTACGGAACAGGTTGTGGCGGAACATTCCGGCGGCAGAGATATTCAAACGGTTTTTATGCATCCGCGCGGACTGCGGTGTATCAGTCATTTGCTTTATCAGGACGGCCTGCCGGCGGTGGAAATGTTCAACGAAGTAAAAAATGAATCCGGTGAACCGCTGACGCTGGAGCTGCTTTCGTCGTTCGTGTTAAGCGGCATCACGCCGTATGCCGAAACCGGCGCGCCGGAACGGTTGAAGCTGCATCGTTTCCGCTCGTGGTGGTGCGCCGAAGGCCGGCACGAAATCTGTTCCCTTGAAGAGCTGCATCTGGAACGGACGTGGCTGACGCATGGAATGCGTTCGGAGCGGTTCGGTCAGGTCGGTTCCATGCCGGTGCGGAAATTTTTCCCGTTCATCGGCGCGGAAGATACAAACGCCGGCGTTGTCTGGGGCGCGAAGCTGGCGTGGGCCGGTTCGTGGCAAATGGAGGCGATCCGCCGCGGCGATACGCTGACGCTGACCGGCGGACATGCCGACCGCGAATTCGGCCATTGGACAAAAACGCTCGCGCCCGGTGAAACGCTGACGAGTCCGGCGGCAATGCTTTCCTGTTTGAAAGGCAGCTTTACCGATTTGTGCCAGCGCTTTTTAACACTCGAAGAAACGCGCGTTCCGCCGGTTGAAAGCGAAGAGGATATGCCGGTGATTTTTAACGAATGGTGTACGTCGTGGGGAAAACCTTCGTACGATAATGTGATCGCGGTGGCTGACCGGTTAAAAGGCCTGCCGGTAAAATATTGTGTAATTGACGACGGCTGGGCGGTTCGTCCTGCCGGCACCGTTATGCAGGCGAACGGCGACTGGGTTGTAAATGGAGAGACATTTCCCGGCGGGCTGAAGCCGGTGGCCGATGCGCTGAAAGAACGCGGTTTTATTCCCGGTATCTGGTTTGAGTTCGAAGTGTGCAATGAAGGCGCGAAAGCATGGGATGAAACAGCGCATCAGCTGTGGCGCGACGGAAAAGTATTTCAGTCAGGAACGCGCCGCTATTGGGATTTCCGTGATCCGTGGGTGCATGATTATCTGTTTGAAAAAGTGACGAAGCAGTTGCGTGACAGCGGATTTCGTTATTTGAAGGTCGATTATAATGATTCAATCGGAATGGGCTGCGATGATCCTGATTCGCTGGGTGAAGGATTGCGACAGCATCTGCTTGGTGTGCAGAAATTTTTCCGCAGTCTGCGCGAAGAAATTCCGGATTTAGTCATTGAAAACTGTTCGTCCGGCGGACACCGGCTTGAGCCGTCTATGATGCAGCTTGCGTCGATAGGATCGTTCTCCGATGCGCATGAAGGTGAAGAAATTCCGATCATCGGCTCCAGTCTGCAACTGCTGATTCCGCCGCGGCAAAGTCAGATTTGGGCGGTACTTCGCCGGACAGATTCTGTGCAGCGGCTGGTCTATTCTCTCGCCGCCGGATTTCTCGGGCGACTTTGTTTGTCCGGCGAAATTCATGAGTTGTCGGAGGATCAGATAAAGGTGGTACAAGAAGCGCTCGAATTTTATCAGGCTGCTGCGCCGGTAATTAAAACCGGACGCACTGAATTTTTTGGCGACCGTCCCGTGAGCTACATACATCCGAAAGGCTGGCAGGCAAACATGCGGTATGGCGCTGATAAAAAATCCGCGCTGGTTGTCATTCATTCATTCGCACAGCCGCCGGAAAAAATTGAACTGCCGCTCGCCGCCGGAAACTGGCGCGTGGAAAAAGAATTTTCACACGTACCGGCGACGCCGGAAATTTCTGCCGGAAAATTTTCTGTTAAGCTGAACGGCGAATTTTCAGCGCAGGTTTATCTGCTCAAAATTTAA
- a CDS encoding zinc-binding dehydrogenase has translation MTAVPKTMTGAYLPGNSTVEFKEYEIPELKHGEVLVKTKASTICGSDIRCIYHEHLGKGPEGYQPGMIAGHEPSGQIVQCGPGVRHFKTGERVVIYHISGCGICNDCRRGYMISCTSEKYRKAYGWQRHGGMAPYIVAEEKDLVMLPPELSYADGAQVACGFGTVYEGLEKIGISGNDAVLITGLGPVGLAAAMLCRAMGAQNIIGIEALDERIKIAETLELRNGSGIKLFDHVLKSGAGNVDEVNALTGGHGVEKAVECSANMHARLTAVQATRKWGKTVLIGEGGLMSPDFAPSRDMIHDQKTLYGSWVTNMWRMEELVERLVRWNIHPADLITHRFPLEKASEAYALMASGKCGKVSVCFDEEL, from the coding sequence ATGACAGCGGTTCCGAAAACAATGACCGGCGCATATCTGCCGGGTAACAGCACGGTTGAATTTAAAGAGTACGAAATTCCGGAACTGAAACACGGCGAAGTGCTGGTGAAAACCAAAGCGTCGACAATTTGCGGTTCGGACATTCGCTGCATCTATCACGAACATCTCGGTAAAGGGCCGGAAGGATATCAGCCGGGTATGATCGCCGGACATGAACCGAGCGGACAGATTGTGCAGTGCGGACCGGGCGTGCGCCATTTTAAAACCGGCGAACGTGTGGTGATCTATCACATTTCCGGTTGCGGAATCTGCAACGACTGCCGGCGCGGTTATATGATTTCATGCACGAGCGAAAAGTATCGCAAAGCGTACGGCTGGCAGCGGCACGGCGGCATGGCTCCGTACATTGTCGCCGAAGAAAAAGACCTTGTGATGTTGCCGCCGGAATTGAGTTATGCCGACGGCGCACAGGTTGCGTGCGGTTTCGGTACGGTCTATGAGGGACTCGAAAAAATCGGTATCAGCGGTAACGATGCGGTTTTAATTACCGGGCTCGGTCCGGTCGGACTCGCCGCCGCGATGCTTTGCCGCGCGATGGGTGCGCAGAATATTATCGGCATTGAAGCGCTCGACGAGCGCATTAAAATTGCTGAAACACTGGAGCTTCGCAACGGCAGCGGCATCAAACTGTTTGATCATGTGTTGAAATCCGGCGCCGGAAATGTTGACGAAGTGAACGCGCTGACCGGCGGACACGGCGTTGAAAAAGCGGTGGAATGTTCCGCCAATATGCACGCACGTTTAACGGCGGTTCAGGCGACGCGCAAATGGGGAAAAACAGTGTTGATCGGTGAAGGCGGTTTGATGAGCCCGGATTTCGCGCCGAGCCGTGACATGATTCATGACCAGAAAACGCTCTATGGTTCATGGGTGACAAACATGTGGCGCATGGAAGAACTTGTTGAGCGCCTTGTCCGCTGGAACATTCACCCCGCCGATTTAATCACACACCGCTTTCCGCTCGAAAAAGCTTCGGAAGCTTATGCATTGATGGCTTCCGGAAAATGCGGCAAAGTTTCGGTGTGCTTCGACGAAGAACTGTAA
- a CDS encoding glycoside hydrolase family 38 C-terminal domain-containing protein translates to MPEKQQIFLLCNAHIDPVWLWEWEEGAAEAISTFRTAAELCEQNDTFIFNHNEVMLYRWVQEYAPELFVRIQNLVKAGRWHIMGGWFLQPDCNMPSGEALVRQVLIGKRWFKKYFGIEPSTALNIDPFGHSRGLVQILAKSGYDSYFCGRPEPRFLDLPADDFVWRGFDGSEVMATRFCGWYNSPLGEARKTIEERIAANPKRNPLLVLWGVGNHGGGPSRKDIQDVNELIAERNDVELMHSTPEMFFAKLAEKKNELPVFERDLNPWGVGCYTSQIQVKQKYRRLENELFMTEKMCAAAALCGLMDYPRADFSAALNDLLNLQFHDILPGTAIEPAEDAALRQAGHGLEILSRIRVRAFFALSAGERKANDGEIPVLVYNPHPVSFRQTVECEFNLADVNRGETFSDIHVFSGGKQIPAQVEKESSTVRVQWRKRVVFSADLQPGMNRFDCVPVEIPAKPEIQMREENGQIVFKTPEIDVVINTKTGLIDRYAVAGKNILRPDAFAPIVIADNEDPWGMHVTSFRNTAGKFELMTPEKGSQFSGLEVVLDSVRIIEDGDARSVVEALLRYGDSFICQRYKLPKTGTEIEVEMQVYWFEKDKMLKLEIPVEQAGAHRFLGQTVYGVHELPVDGTETVSQKWVAAATDETAVTCINDGVYGADFSGDGLRITLLRSPGYAYHPGPKPKPQTQYIPRSDQGRRSFRFWINAGKTEERLEQIESEALIRNEKPMTLSFFPSGAGKKVPPVIRLSDPAVQLSAFKKAEDGDDYMIRLFEPTGKNRTAKIALPLFNREEEVTLTPFEVKTFRMSANDGSLTEQDLLEH, encoded by the coding sequence ATGCCGGAAAAGCAGCAGATTTTTTTATTATGCAACGCGCACATTGATCCGGTTTGGCTGTGGGAATGGGAAGAAGGCGCGGCGGAAGCGATCTCGACATTCCGTACGGCTGCGGAGCTGTGCGAGCAGAATGACACATTTATTTTTAATCATAACGAAGTGATGCTTTACCGCTGGGTTCAGGAGTATGCGCCGGAGCTGTTTGTCCGCATTCAGAATCTGGTCAAAGCGGGCCGCTGGCATATTATGGGCGGCTGGTTCTTGCAGCCGGATTGCAATATGCCGTCAGGCGAAGCGCTAGTCCGGCAGGTGCTCATAGGAAAACGCTGGTTCAAAAAATATTTCGGCATTGAGCCGTCGACGGCGCTGAATATTGATCCGTTCGGTCATTCGCGCGGGCTGGTGCAGATTCTCGCGAAGAGCGGATATGATTCCTATTTCTGCGGACGTCCGGAACCGCGTTTTCTGGATCTTCCGGCAGACGATTTTGTGTGGCGCGGGTTTGACGGTTCGGAGGTGATGGCAACGCGTTTCTGCGGCTGGTATAATTCGCCGCTCGGTGAAGCGCGCAAGACAATTGAGGAGCGCATCGCCGCAAATCCGAAACGTAATCCGCTGCTGGTTTTGTGGGGCGTCGGCAATCACGGTGGCGGGCCGTCACGCAAAGATATTCAGGATGTGAACGAACTTATTGCAGAGCGCAATGATGTTGAACTGATGCATTCAACGCCGGAAATGTTTTTCGCGAAACTGGCGGAGAAAAAAAATGAGCTGCCGGTATTTGAGCGCGATCTGAATCCGTGGGGCGTCGGTTGCTACACATCGCAGATTCAGGTGAAACAGAAATACCGCCGGTTGGAAAACGAACTGTTCATGACGGAAAAAATGTGTGCCGCCGCCGCGCTGTGCGGACTCATGGATTATCCGCGTGCCGATTTTTCCGCCGCGCTGAACGATCTGCTGAATCTGCAGTTTCATGATATTCTTCCCGGCACAGCGATTGAACCGGCAGAAGACGCTGCGTTGCGTCAGGCGGGACACGGGCTTGAAATTCTGTCGCGCATTCGCGTGCGCGCATTTTTTGCACTGTCCGCCGGCGAGCGGAAAGCGAACGATGGTGAAATTCCGGTGCTAGTGTATAATCCGCATCCAGTCAGTTTCCGGCAGACGGTTGAATGCGAATTTAATCTCGCCGATGTTAACCGCGGCGAAACATTTTCGGACATTCACGTTTTTTCCGGCGGAAAACAGATTCCGGCGCAGGTTGAAAAAGAGAGCAGTACCGTGCGTGTGCAGTGGCGCAAACGGGTTGTATTCTCCGCCGATCTTCAGCCGGGAATGAACCGCTTCGATTGTGTGCCGGTTGAAATTCCGGCCAAGCCTGAAATTCAGATGCGTGAAGAAAACGGGCAGATCGTTTTTAAAACGCCGGAAATCGACGTGGTCATTAATACAAAAACCGGATTGATCGACCGGTATGCCGTCGCCGGAAAAAATATTCTTCGTCCGGATGCGTTCGCACCCATCGTGATTGCTGACAATGAAGATCCGTGGGGTATGCATGTTACATCCTTCCGCAACACCGCCGGAAAATTTGAGTTGATGACGCCGGAAAAAGGTTCGCAGTTTTCGGGCCTGGAAGTGGTGCTGGATTCCGTCCGCATCATCGAAGACGGCGACGCGCGCAGTGTGGTTGAAGCGCTGCTGCGCTACGGCGATTCGTTTATTTGCCAGCGTTATAAACTGCCGAAAACCGGCACGGAAATTGAAGTTGAAATGCAGGTCTACTGGTTTGAAAAAGATAAAATGCTGAAGCTTGAAATACCTGTTGAACAGGCCGGCGCGCACCGCTTTCTCGGCCAGACAGTGTACGGCGTTCACGAACTTCCGGTAGACGGAACGGAAACCGTTTCGCAAAAATGGGTCGCGGCGGCGACGGACGAAACGGCGGTCACCTGCATTAACGACGGTGTTTACGGCGCCGATTTTTCCGGCGACGGACTGCGCATCACGCTGCTGCGTTCGCCGGGATATGCGTATCATCCCGGCCCGAAACCCAAACCGCAAACGCAATATATTCCGCGCAGCGATCAGGGGCGCCGGAGTTTCAGATTCTGGATCAACGCCGGAAAAACGGAAGAGCGCTTAGAACAAATTGAATCTGAAGCGTTGATTCGAAATGAAAAACCGATGACGCTTTCCTTCTTTCCGTCCGGCGCCGGAAAAAAAGTTCCGCCGGTCATCCGGCTTTCCGATCCGGCGGTTCAATTATCGGCATTCAAAAAGGCGGAGGATGGCGACGATTATATGATCCGTCTGTTTGAGCCAACCGGAAAAAACCGCACCGCAAAAATTGCACTGCCGCTGTTCAACCGCGAAGAGGAGGTCACCCTCACGCCGTTCGAAGTGAAAACATTCCGGATGTCGGCGAACGATGGTTCGCTGACTGAACAGGATCTGCTTGAGCATTAA
- a CDS encoding FAD-dependent oxidoreductase, which yields MKTNEQTVSADVAIIGSGFGAIAAAQALLERGLTVVMTEEFPWIGGQATSQALCVPDEYHDPVFESGGSTRRYFEFRDRIRDYYKSKYQLSKFGAAQLHFNPGGGTTSIAAEPHVAHEIIMNGFQDALNAGNLKIFTGVVPQSAERSGKAITSVTCAGNSGDAVTVRAKFFLSGDETGELYPLLNIGFRQGTESKAEFDEPHAPEKADSDSLQSYTYCFAMEYVPGGNFTIPPPPDYDRWKKIHGHEFLLGAPGARPGDPALMFRVKTGRGGIRIKPAFYYRSTVRAELFSGGDAPNSKTIFNVVGNDYCYENFVGKPPEEKRRILNDARGLSLAYMYWLQTEAPRDDGGGSGWPELRPLPESTGTPDGVAMGPYVREGRRLKACRTIIEQDISTACQKGARAKLFDDSVGVGCFLIDLHRRNGATGISQMARPYQIPLGALVTEELDNFAVAAKGIGVTQITNGAYRLHALEWNIGEAAGELAAYCLEKTPVHPYLKGSDLFDFQRRLLRAGFTLFWFEDLPLDHPGFEVVQLLAAKGIWPASPAHLRFNPNYSLARASALMNHVLEKISGAGIDISELKEYFETAASTRIYDAAHQIVCFLDRTGWPEKLISGGFDEHPAPELFNDWIPGPMDEKDKTAQLATIG from the coding sequence ATGAAAACAAACGAACAAACAGTTTCCGCCGATGTTGCAATTATCGGCAGCGGCTTCGGCGCAATTGCGGCGGCGCAGGCATTATTAGAACGCGGCTTAACTGTGGTGATGACAGAAGAATTCCCGTGGATCGGCGGACAGGCGACGAGTCAGGCGCTGTGCGTGCCGGATGAATATCACGATCCGGTATTTGAATCCGGCGGATCAACGCGCCGCTATTTCGAATTTCGCGACCGCATTCGCGACTATTATAAATCGAAATATCAGCTTTCAAAATTCGGCGCGGCGCAACTTCATTTTAATCCCGGCGGCGGAACAACCAGCATCGCCGCCGAACCGCATGTCGCGCACGAAATTATCATGAACGGATTTCAGGACGCGCTGAATGCCGGAAACTTAAAAATTTTTACCGGCGTTGTACCGCAGTCCGCAGAGCGCAGCGGAAAAGCAATCACGTCCGTCACCTGCGCCGGAAACTCCGGCGACGCGGTAACGGTGCGCGCAAAATTTTTTCTCTCCGGCGATGAAACCGGCGAGCTTTATCCGCTGTTAAATATCGGATTCCGGCAGGGCACTGAAAGCAAAGCGGAGTTCGACGAACCGCACGCGCCGGAAAAAGCGGATTCCGATTCACTGCAAAGTTATACATATTGTTTTGCGATGGAATATGTGCCCGGCGGAAACTTTACCATTCCGCCGCCGCCGGACTACGACCGCTGGAAAAAAATTCACGGACATGAATTTCTACTCGGTGCGCCCGGTGCGCGTCCCGGCGATCCGGCACTGATGTTCCGCGTAAAAACCGGACGCGGCGGAATCCGCATTAAACCGGCGTTCTATTACCGGTCAACTGTGCGCGCCGAACTGTTTTCCGGCGGCGATGCGCCGAACAGCAAAACCATTTTCAACGTTGTCGGCAACGATTACTGCTACGAAAATTTTGTCGGCAAACCGCCGGAAGAAAAACGCCGGATTTTAAACGACGCGCGCGGCCTGTCGCTTGCCTACATGTATTGGCTGCAAACCGAAGCGCCGCGCGATGACGGCGGCGGTTCCGGCTGGCCGGAACTGCGCCCGCTGCCGGAATCCACCGGCACGCCGGACGGCGTTGCGATGGGACCGTATGTGCGCGAAGGCCGGCGGTTGAAAGCCTGCCGGACAATTATCGAACAGGATATTTCCACCGCGTGTCAAAAAGGCGCGCGCGCAAAATTGTTTGATGATTCTGTCGGCGTCGGCTGTTTTCTGATTGATCTGCACCGGCGCAACGGCGCAACCGGAATCAGCCAAATGGCGCGGCCGTATCAGATTCCGCTCGGCGCGCTGGTCACGGAGGAACTGGATAATTTTGCCGTCGCCGCCAAAGGAATCGGTGTCACGCAAATCACCAATGGCGCGTACCGTTTGCATGCGCTTGAATGGAATATCGGCGAGGCCGCCGGTGAACTCGCGGCGTATTGTTTAGAAAAAACCCCGGTGCACCCGTATTTAAAAGGAAGCGATCTTTTTGATTTTCAGCGGCGGCTTTTGCGCGCCGGTTTTACGCTTTTCTGGTTCGAAGATCTGCCGCTGGATCATCCGGGCTTTGAGGTGGTACAGCTGCTTGCCGCGAAAGGAATCTGGCCGGCGAGTCCGGCGCATCTGCGGTTTAATCCGAATTACAGTCTCGCCCGCGCATCGGCGTTGATGAATCATGTGCTCGAAAAAATTTCCGGCGCCGGAATTGATATCAGCGAACTGAAAGAATATTTCGAAACGGCGGCATCGACGCGGATTTACGATGCGGCGCATCAGATTGTCTGTTTTCTCGACCGCACCGGCTGGCCGGAAAAACTGATTTCCGGCGGTTTCGATGAACATCCGGCACCGGAATTATTTAACGACTGGATTCCAGGCCCGATGGATGAAAAGGATAAAACAGCACAGCTTGCAACAATCGGATAG
- a CDS encoding AraC family transcriptional regulator gives MDIIDFINSGGRLRKMQKSPSFISKQVSSREYYYLNLTPQKNDRETVVCGGREQCAPDYRVERSRFKFCSLEFVSAGKGILTLHKKTWPLRPGAIYFYGSHTPHCIETDSSAPMIKHFVDFSGSGLTALVKRTGLYKTPIYTTNILRVRTLFNMLLKTGVTESRHRDELCVLLLKQLLLYADETAMPQQEAFSQARQTFQQCRLYIEQNFQTLTGIEQIATACHIDKAYLCRLFKRYADETPLQFLTRLKMNRAAALLLRPEVLIKQVAEKSGYSDPCHFSRVFKRIYDIPPETFIQTARRT, from the coding sequence ATGGATATTATTGACTTTATAAATTCCGGCGGCAGACTGCGAAAAATGCAAAAATCTCCATCATTTATTTCAAAACAGGTTTCCTCCCGTGAATATTACTATCTTAATTTGACCCCCCAAAAAAACGACAGAGAAACCGTTGTCTGCGGCGGACGTGAACAATGTGCGCCGGATTACCGCGTTGAACGCAGCCGTTTTAAATTCTGTTCGCTCGAATTTGTCTCCGCTGGAAAAGGAATATTAACGCTGCATAAAAAAACCTGGCCGCTGCGTCCCGGCGCAATTTATTTCTACGGATCGCACACTCCGCACTGCATCGAAACCGATTCGTCTGCGCCGATGATCAAACACTTCGTTGATTTTTCTGGCAGCGGATTAACTGCTCTTGTAAAACGCACCGGACTTTATAAAACACCTATTTACACGACCAACATTCTGCGCGTCCGTACACTCTTCAACATGTTGTTGAAAACCGGCGTGACCGAAAGCCGGCACCGCGACGAACTTTGCGTGCTGCTGTTAAAACAGCTTCTGCTTTACGCCGACGAAACCGCGATGCCGCAGCAGGAAGCTTTTTCGCAGGCGCGTCAAACTTTTCAGCAATGCCGGTTATATATTGAACAAAACTTTCAAACGCTCACCGGCATTGAACAGATTGCAACCGCCTGCCATATAGACAAGGCTTATCTTTGCCGACTTTTCAAACGCTATGCCGATGAAACACCATTGCAGTTTTTAACACGCCTCAAAATGAACCGTGCCGCCGCCCTGCTTTTGCGCCCTGAAGTTTTAATCAAGCAAGTTGCTGAAAAATCAGGATATTCCGACCCGTGCCATTTTTCCCGCGTCTTTAAACGTATCTACGATATTCCGCCCGAAACATTCATTCAAACCGCGCGCCGGACGTAA